AATTTAGAGACAATCTGAATGCAATCTTTCAAAAGCACAATGTCGGTTTGGAAAAAGGCGATGTCTATCCGCCCTATTTAGAAAATCAATAAATATTTTAGATCAAGATTTTAAAGATTCTTATATCAATCCAGCAGAACATTTCGCTTGCAGAGAGGATTGAAAAAAGGATTTTAGCAAAAGCACTCATAAAAGATCAGCCGACCTCACTTTAAGAAGGTGGACTTTGGCCTCTCGTTTTGCTTTTGATTTTTTCTCCCCAAACAGCTCAATAAAGCCAGAGAATAAAATCAAAGCGCTTCCTGCCCACGCCAGCGCATCTGGCTTATCGGCAAACAAGAGCATATCCAGCACGAGCGCCCAAAGCATCTGGCTATATTGTGTCAGCGCCACACGTCCTGAAGAGATGGTTTTTGCCGCATAGATCAAAAGAATTTGGCCGAAAGCCATCAAGAGCGCATAACCCAAAAGAAAGCCCCAATTTCGCAGACCTTCCGGTCTCTGGAAATCGGGAAGCATCAGAATCCCATTTCCAATCATCGGCCCGGCTAAAGTTGAGCTGAAAATGCTTAATTTTGCGGCCTCTTTGGGAAGGTCTTTTTCTGAATGGCCTGCTCTTTTCGCACGCTCAATTTTAATCTCTCCATATTTAAGCGTAATGATGGCAACCGCCAGCGCAAAAGCAACCCCTAAAGCGCTATAATCGCCAATGCCAAGCGGTCTTATTCCCGGCCTCAGCACCAGCAAGACCCCTATAAAACCAACAAAGGCAGAAACCCATGACATCAAATGGACTTTTTGCTTCAGGAAAAAGACCTCTAAGAGATTTGTAAAGACAGGACAAAGAAAAATAAATGCCATTGCCTCCGACATTGGTAAAAGCATGAAGGCTTTGACACTTAGCGCTGTTGCCGCAAAAAAGGCACATGCCCGAATGATCCAGCTAAGCAAATCCGCCTTCTTTGGAAAAACATCCCTCAAAGAAGTTTTTCCTTTTTTAAGAAAAAAAGGGATTAGCAAAAGGCCGAATAATCCACCCGAACAGGCGACTTCTGAGGCCGGCAAGATCCCATGAAGCATTTTAGAAAACGCATCACTGACGGAAAAAGTGCCCCATCCTCCCAAAGCAAGTAAAATCCCAAGTGTCGGCGATGCCTTCATCTTTTTTCTCTCAAAATATTATCCACAAAAGAGCGTCTTAAATCCGCCAAAAATTTTAACTTGTCCAGTCTCTCTTTCTTTAAACCAAACGACTTTTAGGAATTTTTTATGTCAAACACTTCCCTCACAGCAGGAAAGGTTATTTTTGATCCGGCAGAATGGAAAAAAACCTTTCCTATTTTTGCCGATTTAACCGATGCGCAGGCACAATTTAATTTTGATTGCGCCTGCGATTATCTCAATAACAGCGCTGCCTCTCCTATACGAAATTTAAGGAAGCGTCAGCGGCTTTTATGGCTTTTAACCGCACATTTATCACAACTTTCTTTAAACGGCACCAGCGCCTCGGAAAATGGAACTTCCGGAATGGTTGGGCGTATTTCCTCTGCCAGCAGAGGTTCTGTCTCCCTTAGTACGGATGCAAGCGGTATTCCACGATCCGGCTGGTGGTTTGCACAGACGCCTTATGGTGCGGCCTTTTGGCAGGCAACTCTTCCCCTTCGGCAAATGCGTTTTCTTCCCGGTCATCCGCATGCCGCAAAAATTTGGCCTTAATTTTCAGTGAAAAGGGAGTTTCAGCATGTGTCAGCTTTTCTCGCTCGCCTCTGGCATTTTAGGGGCATTAAATCCCATGGAAGAGGTAACATTACGGGTTTTCACAGGTCAGCTGCGCAATCCAGATTATTCCATAACGCCTGAATTTAAAGATTATCCGATTTTTGCAGATCTTCAGAGTTTAAATTCCGGAGAGCTTTTACTAGCGCAAAATATCAATCAACAGGCAGAAACTCGGAGCGCCTATGTCAAAGGGACTTTTCATGCCCTTAACCGCCCCCTTCAAACGGGCGGTGATCTGATTATTTTAAAAGACGGTTCAGAATGGCTTATTACCTCTATTCTTGAAGCATGGGGCGGAAAAGATGACTGGTGCAAGATTCTTATGACTCGTCAAAAACCTTCCGCCCTCTAAGCGATCTTATTTTTTAGCCTCTGGTTTTGTTGTTTTTGAGGCATCATGTTTAGGAATATCATGTGTCGCAATCCATTTCCAAACAACAAAAGTGACCTCGGCAATTGTATGGGTCGGATTGGTCTTGCACGTATTGGCAACACTTACAGCAAACTGTCCGGCATTTTGCACTTTATTACCGGTGCAAGGAAAAGGAAGGCTGCCGGGCTTTGCAAGACGGCACATATTCTCTAATCCGCTCAATTCGCCTAAGACCGCCGCCCCGTAAATTTTACGGGCAGCATCGTCTTTGCTCTCTGTCCAATGCGAACACGTGTCAATCACAGGACCATAAAAAGTAAGATCCGGAGCTTTTGGCTGCTGTTTTGCTGCTGCCATAGCCCCATCGGCGGCGAAGAGGCATAGCCCCCCCAATAATGTCATTGCAAAGCGCTTCATCCCATTTTCCTTTCTTAATCCTCAACACTTACCTGTAGGCCAGAAGCGCCATCTTTTTTAATCGCCTCACGCCATTTATCACGTGCTTGTTTAAAATATTGAGGATTTAAACTTGGGTTAATTTCCTCTTGGAACTGTTCGAAACTTTTTTGCAAAGAATAGTTTAAAAGTAAAGAAGCTCTTCCCTGAGTAATCGCAACAGGATGATGATGTAGGAGAAATTTCGCAAGATCCTCCTCACGATCATCCTGTGCTGACTTATCCGTATCATCGGTGCCGGTCAGGAGACGCCCATTCTGACAGGTAAAGCTCCCCAGATTCATCGTTTCACCATCCTCAAACCATAATTTCAGCGGCAGTCCGTCACATTGCATAATTTTTGGATTAAAAGCGATCGTTGCCCGAATTTGCGGGTGGAAGGAAGTATCGTTTTCTTTATCCCATTTCGTCACGTAATTACGTGGCGTAAAATTTAACTCGGCCTGTAGGTAATCCGTTGTTTTCAGTGTAAGGCTCGGCACCTCCAAGCCTGCTGAATCTTTAATTTGCGCTAAGTTCCATTTTCCAGCGATCGTAGCAACCACTTGCGTTCCCGGCGGCGTTTGCGGAACGGGTGGAAGAAAATCTGCCCCTGCAGCATCCGGATCAATTGGATCAAGTCCTGCGCCGCACAGGAGTATTGGCAGGCACAAGGTGGCCAAGATTTTTGAAATTGTTTTTTGCACGCTCTCCACAAACATTTTTCTTCCCTCACATATTTTAATTTCTTTTAATAACCTCTTTTCAATGACTCCGCCCATTTTTTACGCATCATTTTAGAAAAAGAAGAATTTGGTTCGGGATTGGTTTCTGTTTGATATTTCTGCACGTCATCCTCCTTTTTTGTTTCTAAAATAAAGGCTTTATCCGCTTGGCTGATGGCAACAAGTGTATGACTTGCGAGGAGTTGCGCCAAATGGTTTTCCCTGGCACGATCCTCAACGCGATCCCCTGTTCTTGAGGTGGCATAAAGACGTGTTTGAGAGCATGAATTTTTACCAAGCTCAAAGGAATCTCCACTTTCAAACCAGAGTTTTAAAGGGCTTCCCAAACAATCTAGCCCTGTGCGATTTAAAACAAGATTGGCCTGTGTCCTTGGCAGGTAAATGACCTTATTGATATTTTCCCACTCCATCGGTGTTTCCTCTGGGAAAAAAGAAACTTCGCCATTTTCTGCAAAAAAATTTAATGTTGGAATCTGGGCTGGGGAAAGTTCAAATTTCCATTTGCCGTGAAGCGTTTCCATCACTTGATCCTGTGAGGGAACAAAAGCCGCTTTTGCAAGAAAGGGAAAGAAATTTAACAAACCGGCAAATAACAGGGTAAATCTCAATAGACCTCTTATGGATTGATTTTTTTGCCGCTTCATCACTGCTCCTGCCATCTTATAAGAAAGGTTGAGGCTTTAGCGCATCTCTGAAATGTTATACATCGTTAAGTTTACGTTATCATTAAATTTTTAAAAACAGCAAGAGCGCTTCTCTCAAAAGGCCTGTTTTCCCTTAAGAAAAGATCCGAAACAAGTACCAAGGGGCATTTCCTTCCCCTCTTGTCAGGCGTGCGTGTCGGATCTACCTTATTCCTAAGATCGGCGTGTTTCGTCTCCTCCAAAAACTCCCTTTGGCATGACATGAGGGAGGTCTCTTTTCAAAATATTTCCGTACCCCGTTGGATGTCCATCCTGCGGGTTTTTTTATGTTTAAAATCAATATCTAACAAGAAGGATTTCCAATGCGAAAATCAATTGAATATCTCGTTGAAGAAGGACCTGACAAGGGCAAGCTGTTTATCCTGACACGCATGTCCGCTTTTTGCGCCGATAAATGGGCGCGGCATCTTGTCAAAGCGCTCGCAGAGGTGGGTGAAAATATCAGCCCCTCCGAAATAAATTTGGGAATTGGTGCACTTGCCGGTTTCCGCCCCAGTCTGATTGCCCATCTTAAGGAAGAAGATGCAGATCACATTTATGAAGATTTGCTCAAATGCTGTCAGATTAAACGGGATATTTGCAATCCTTTGGTTGAGCCGACAAAAATTTTAGAGGCTGACATTCAAGACCCTATGACGTTAAGCAAACTCCGCAATAAAGTTTTTGAGCTTCATGTGGATTTTTTAAAGGCCGCCGCTTCCCAAATTTTCCCTCTCGTGGCGGCCATAACGCAGGGGAAAGACATTCTTTCAGCCGAGAAAAAATAAAAGCGGCTGAGTATTCTCATTTTTCTTTACCCCTTGGCGATCTTATCGGGGCTGGACTGGCCTCTCTCCAAGAGTTGAAAAGTATTTATGACAGTGAAGAGGCTTGGGAAATGTGGGAGGCTCTTCTCGTTTACCGTCATAATCATTCTAATCTTTAAAAATAAAGTAAAAATATATGTTAAAAACAATTGAATATTCTGTTGAAGATGGCTGCGATCAGGGAAAAATTTTTCTCATTAAAAAAATGCCGCTTTTTACCGGCGACAAATGGGCAAGGCATCTTATCAAAGCCCTTGCCGAAGCTGGAGAAAAGCTTTTAGAATCTGTTCTTAAATATCCTCTGAGAGACACAAATGACCTTGCGCTTATTCTCTTTGGGAAAATGAAGCTCAGTGATCTGGAAAGAAGTTTTGAAACGCTTTTGGAGTGTTGCCAAATTCAAGAGGCGAATAGTGAATTTTACCGGGAAATTCGCAGTGAAGATATTGAAGACCCAATGACGCTCACGCATTTGCGAACGCAGGTCTTTACGCTTAATGCCGATTATTTACGGGCTAACTATGAACAGCTAATTCCGTTACATATTATTTTCGGACTTTCCACTGAGGCCGCGAGCGAGGTCTAAAAAAGCGGCGGAAATTTCCGCCGTTCCCCCTAAAAAACTGCCTGCAAAAAGCACTGTCATGATGATTGATTTTCGTTTCATCCGCATCCAAAACTCAATATTGAGGACTGACTATATTCGAAAGTTTCCTGAAAAACTTTTGGATCATTCAGTTTCTTTTGAAATTCTTTGATCGGGGTCGGATCGGGATAGGTAAAGCTCACGGCGACATCGCCATAACTCACAGCAATCGGTAAATGATGCTGGAAAAGACTGGCTGTTTTTTCTGCAATCTTTTTACTGACAAGCGTCCTTTCTTGATATTTTTCTTCATAGTCCAATGCGTGCCAGTCTGAAGAATCTGCAAAAGCGTCTAAAAATCCAGTGAAATAATTACCATCATTCTTTATTGCTTCGCCATTTTCGTCTTGCTTAGGCATGAAAACGCAACTGCTTTTATCACTTCCAATCGGAACAGTTTCTCCATTATCGAACCATAAAAGACCAATGGAAGGGAGACATTTCGTCTGTTTCGCAAAGGCTTCAGCAGAAATCATCACCATTCCATCCAAAGCAAGACGATAAGGCAGTTTTTGCCGGCAAGCATATTTAGTAAGCCCCTGCTTCAAACTGAACCGCAACTCATTTTTAGAGTCCCATGTATTGCTGCCAAAATAAGGAGAATAAAGTATTAATGTCGGCTCTGAAGGATGATGTGCGGAGCTGTCATCCTCATACATATAAAACCGCCCGCCAAAAGGCAGGTTTTCGACAATTTTAATATTCTCAGGCAAAGGCAGATTTTTAGGAATTTCCAGCTTATCCGGCAGCGTTCTAAAGGGTTCCATTTTAGAAATAACATCCGCCTGTGATATTCCCCCTAAAAAACTGCCTGTAAAAATCGCCGTCATAATTGTTAATTTTTTTTTCATCCGCATCCGTCATTTAATGTTGAAGCCTGATCAGCTTCGAAAGTTTCCTGAAAGACTTTTGGATCATTCAATTTCTTTTGGAATTCTCTGATCGGGGTCGGATCGGGATAGGTAAAGCTCACGGCAA
The sequence above is drawn from the Acetobacteraceae bacterium genome and encodes:
- a CDS encoding DMT family transporter — translated: MKASPTLGILLALGGWGTFSVSDAFSKMLHGILPASEVACSGGLFGLLLIPFFLKKGKTSLRDVFPKKADLLSWIIRACAFFAATALSVKAFMLLPMSEAMAFIFLCPVFTNLLEVFFLKQKVHLMSWVSAFVGFIGVLLVLRPGIRPLGIGDYSALGVAFALAVAIITLKYGEIKIERAKRAGHSEKDLPKEAAKLSIFSSTLAGPMIGNGILMLPDFQRPEGLRNWGFLLGYALLMAFGQILLIYAAKTISSGRVALTQYSQMLWALVLDMLLFADKPDALAWAGSALILFSGFIELFGEKKSKAKREAKVHLLKVRSADLL
- a CDS encoding DUF4054 domain-containing protein, yielding MSNTSLTAGKVIFDPAEWKKTFPIFADLTDAQAQFNFDCACDYLNNSAASPIRNLRKRQRLLWLLTAHLSQLSLNGTSASENGTSGMVGRISSASRGSVSLSTDASGIPRSGWWFAQTPYGAAFWQATLPLRQMRFLPGHPHAAKIWP